tttatatgcagttttaaggatatgtagatTAACTTAATACAAATGATTTACGACGTTAGATAAGCAAATAAAAAACAGAACAAACTGCCAAACCAGTAATGATAGTGAGTCCGAACTCGGTTAAAAGCTTTACTAGAAGCATGCCTTCGGTTCCGAGCCAACACTTATGAAGAACTTATGAACAAAAGCAAGAACTTTGAATAACTTGTAAAAACAGATATATATTGTCATGGTATGCGTGTTACAGAGTGTTTATTAAATAGTAGAttccctctttatatagtagagaatTTTTCCCATAAGTACAAtcctaaaaaaggtaaaaaaaacttCTTTTTCACTAATCACTTATATGCCATTAATATGGACCGAGATCTACGCCGTCATATCCGGTCGGGCACGGAAATTACTGCCCTTTGTTAATCGTGTGAGGTCATTTGGTAACGCTCTCCGAGATCTCGGAACTCGGACCGGGTCTGGGGGAATGGTCTAGATGATTTCGAAAGCAGGTGTTGTGCTTGGGCCTTGACACGGGCGGTTCCCAGCTTCAACTTCGATTCCATACAGTTATGccctcatttcaaattttcaatcaAACACAATTGCACCATCCCTCGAATAAAACATCTTTCAACTTTGCAAATGACCGAAAAAAAGATTTCAGAAAagctttttcactttttttggaACGAACGACAATGTTTTACCGCACAACCTTGGAATCCACTTGCTATCGTTTCCTCGTTCACCTTCAACATTAAATTATGTTTTGAACTTAATTGCCGCTTCTTCCGTGAAATGACGTTGTAGATATTGAAATTTTAATGGATCAAGCCCATATGAAATCAGGCTAAATCCGAGTCTACTCTACCAAAAACCTCTCTTGGAAGCTACTCTATCCTAACTCTAGGTCACTCCTATAAAAAAGGTTATATATCCCCTTAATAGAGATATCTTGAAAATATAGATCATTTCAGCATTTTCAAAACTCTCGGAATATGCACAAAGAAATCAAATATACGATCTCGAAATTCCGTAAAAATTCATAGAATATTCACAAAGAAATCAAAAACATCAAATATTTGTCTTTCTCAAAGCCACCAAAGTGATCAACATATGTTCTTCCTTTTCCTGGAGATCAAATACATTTGTTCTTCCTTTTCCCGGAGATCAAATACATTCTAAGGAAGTTCGCATCATCCTATGTTCGAGAAATACGCTGGTTAAGCCCTAGAATCACGGAGTACGGTCTAGAGAGAAGAATCAAGGGAGAAACAGAATTGTACTCACATTTGATTAGTaacattatttttctcttattttgtgaTCGTAGTTTATTTTTCATATCTTAAACATTTGTTGCAAGTTAATTGGCACGCCTAATGGGACCAATTCTGCCCTTCATCTCTTCCCGCAAGTCAAAAACTACAAGTTTCAATTTCAACTTTTTGATGGCTATGTTCAACGCTTAGTGGCTTCCATAGATccgaaaaattcattttcttggaGATGGCGGGAAAAAAAAGTTGATCTCAGTTGAGAACTGCAATCCAAGGGGGCAACGTCTCCTGTTCTCTATCAAAGCCGCAAAACTGTAAGAAGGACGTCCAAGTGGTCTTTCGCCGAAGCCGCAAGCTAACAGAAAGGATGCTCCAAATAATCTCACCATAACCGTGAAACTTCAAAGTGGAGTAAAGAATATTATTTCATTCATTGAAGGCTAGAATTATGAGATTGCTGCCAAAATCAAGTACCACCTCGTGAGAATTAGTTTGTGTAAACTTTTAATATAACACGTCAAACTGGTGATTGGAGATCTCACTTTGTTGGAGTCAAAAATTCAACTGCAATTGTGACTGGGGTATAGTGTTTACTTGGTCACATGGAtttgccaaaaataaaaattgcaATTGACGTGCCATTTCTATGCGAGGAGGAAAATTGATCCAAGTGGCAAAGTTCATGTACAACAAGGAATCAAGTTCCTGTAACTTGGTCATGCGCGAAGGATTACTTATATCGTGGAATCATtacttaaaaatataattttggaGAGTAATCAAAGAAAGATTGCTTCttcattaaaaaaagaaaaaagaaaaaaagagaagtccACGTGAACAAGAAGTGACGCAATGCAAAAAAGTCTACTACCCTAGTACTTCAAGTCTTGTCTCTCGTTTCGACAAGTCCATGCCGGCAACCTTTGAAGTATGTGGCATTTGTAGACATCGAAATTTTAACGGATCAAGCCCATATAAAATTGGGCTAAATCCGAGTCTATTAGAGTTGCTTGGAGACTACTCTACCAAAAACCTCTATTGGAGGCTAGTCTATCCTAACCCTAGGTCACTCCTATAAAAAAGATTACATATCCCCTTAATAGGGATATCTCGAAAATGGAGATCATTTCAACAGTTCCAAAAACTCTCGGAATATGCACAAAGAGATCAAATATACGATCTCGAAATTCCATAAAAATTCATGATATATTCTCAAAGAGATCAAAGACATCAAATATTGTCTTTCTCAAAGCCGCCAAAATGATCAACAGATGTTCTTCCTTTTCCTGGAGATCAAATACATTCTAAGAAAGTTTGCACATTCTACGTTCGAGAAATACGCAGGTTAAGCCCTCAAATCACGAAGAACGGTCTAGAGAGAAAAATCAAGGGAGAAACAAAACTGTACTCACAGTTGAttagtaaaattatttttatcttATCCTGTGACATCAGTTTATTTTTCATATCTTAAAAATTGGTTGCAAATAGACATAACTACCCTCTCAACACATTAAGCTTCCGATTTAAACTACTTCAAGACTAAGCAAAAGTCAGTCAAACAAATTCCAAGCTACTGAAGGCAAAAAGTTTCCTTCAGTACACTACACACTGCCCCACCATGGATTAAGAAACAGCGGAATTATTTAAAGAACATACTTTCTTTTTATAAATGATTGGCTAATTGGAGCATTATGGGTATACTGAGTGTATATAAAACATCTGAAATAGATAAATTTGGATAAACTTTTATTTTCGCTTTTCACTTTGGCTTTCTAAAAAAACTTTAGAGACGAACACTAGATATTTTAATCCGGGATTAGCTACCCGGACATGTTATTCAACTAAGAATGTAGTACAAAATTAATATCGAGATTGTGATATAACTACTTCTGACTGCTTATACTGGAAACAAAAATCCGACCAAACACATGATTaatcccacattatactggaatTCAACTAAGAATGTAGTACAAAATTAATATCGAGTTGAGGAGTCAGGACCATGCAAAAGTCCAGTCTCTCAAATTCCGAGCTACTAATTACTCCgcattccagtttatgtgaatttatttccttttccgcccgttcaaaaaagaatgacccctttctaaatttggaaacaatttagcttaaacttacaattttatctttaatgagaagcttttataaccatacaaatactctgggcccatTTTTAACTTATTTATGTCCATAAATTACAAAatactttattttttctttaactcCGTGCACAGTCAAGGTCACGTAAATTGGGACGaagaataaataaaagtaaaaagtttCGGTCAGTTCACTACTACACTACCCCACCATGGAAAATATTGTCGTGTTTACACTTTACACCTAGTTCCATTATTCATCCACATAGCTATAGCCTATACATGCATCTCTATATAATACACATGAGATTATCATAACACCACCTCAACACAGCAAATTATATTCTCATTGTgtctctctgtgtgtgtgtgtgtgtgaagaaATTTGTGAAGCTCAATCGATTAGCTGCATTAATGGAGATGATGATAGACGGAGAAGGGGAGGCAATTGTGTTCTTTGATATGGAGACAACATTTCAGGATCGGGTTCTGTTAGAATTCGGAGCCATATCTGTATGCCCGAGGAGGTTGATTGAGCTTGACAATTATTCGACCCTGATCCGACCCGCTGACACATCATTCTTGGATACCTTCTCGGGTCATCATGGCATCACCAGAGAAGACTTAGCTTCTGCCCCTCTCTTCTCTCAGGTTGCTGACGACATCTACCAAATCCTCAATGGTTAGCAtccaaaaattttattttgtgtctcacacAATTGACGCTAGTCCTCACACAACTAATGTTATACGAGGCATACCATAAAATCACTCGGTTAGCACCCAAAAAActcatcattttcttttttcaacTTGTACATTCTAGTAATTGTTGATTAGGTATGGCCACTGAACTTTACTTATTATATTGGTAAAGTTAGAGAACTGAAGTAACCGAATTTCATTTATTATAACAGTGATATGGTATAAGTATTTTTTATCTCTTTAAAGTAATTGAACTATGTTTGAATTGATCAGAAAATATGAATGACTCGAAACAGGGGCGACCCTTTCATAAAGCAAGTAAATCAATCTTTacataatttatatatttattatacacaattatatacatataatacataaattatgcatatattatacctcCAACGGTTGTTTTTAGTTAAAGCAGTTGAGGGAACGATTATTGGGTTAATTCTTCTACTTTTATACATAGATAAggctattttttcacttcaaaatagatttgaacaattcgaaacatatgaaaatatttttggttttctattggGCAATAAAAACTAAGATCACTAgatgttggaaatttgaaaaaatattgccttaatcttgaatgttccataaagcataataatcaattcaatattgatggtttagatttattttctgaataaaagtattaaggaaaatagtacaattagaagataacagttTAACTGATACGGtacttaatcaaataaaaagatttaattcttttccaaatgcctaaattgcttatggaataatgttcataactcatgttaccgttgcttcagcggaaagaagttttcaaaattaaaattgataaaatcttgcctaagaacaacaatgtcacaagaaaggttacatggattagctatattatcaattgagaaatacttatcaggagttattgattataagaaattattaataattttgtatttaagaaaagctaaaaaaaatagactttaaataaataattaaaaaaataaaaagctaaggCCCCTCAtaaaatttggctttaggccacaaaattcgTTGGGCTGCCCCTAACTCGAAATGTCGAATTTTCGGGGCCGCATTACTCTCCATGGTAAGTAATCTGAAAATGATGGTCAATTAATGGAATGTTTGTAGTTTTCTcgggaatatatatatattaatcacACGAAGTTTTTAACACAAAATTGTTTTAATCACGCAAAGTGTTAAAtgtgcgtatatatatatatatatacacgaagCCTTTGTGTGATTAAAACCTTTATGTTGTAATTACACAAAATTGCTTTAATCACACAAAGTTTTTAacccccctccagtgtgtgtgtgcatatatatatatatatattcccgAGAAAACTATAAAGGCTTATTACAACATAAAGGCTGTAATTACAAAAAATTGCTTTAATCACACAAAGTTTTTAACCCCCTTCCAGttttttttgttatatatatGCGTGTGTTATTTCTATCATCACGTGAAAGCATGAAAACCATGTTTGGCAAACTTTATATGCTTATTTAATAGTTTttctattatttatttaattttttgggGTGATTATagttaaagaaaatgaaaatgtaTGCTAAAAAAGACCACCTATTTGTATTTTAGTTGTGTTGAATTCCATTTTGTGTGATGCTTGTGTTCCTATTACACAGGGCGAATATGGGCTGGACAGAATATTAAGGAATTTGATTGTCCTCTTATTAAGGAGGCATTTGCTGAAATTGGTTGGCGAGCACCAAGATATAGGCAATTGATTGATTCGCTTCCATTGTTaatgaaaatgttggtttatgtttagtcaacaatggcatgccaattggaagagttggtggaaagagttggtgtggatgctaggaggaaacttcctcctttgatgtcacccatgacatcaagaggaggtagtttgatgtcaccaatgacatcaagagaaggtctttacctctataaatagatgcattccttcacttgtagaaatcatcccaaaataatacaatacattgtagtgagtagagagttaagagagaaattctcttaagtgtaattgggaaatctccccttcctttgttaatattaaaagggcaattgttctctggtggacgtaggattattttgatccgaaccacgttaaatcttgtgttctttcttttacgtttccgctaacaattggtatcagagcgacaggattctttaacgatccaaggagaaagaacaagcaaatatgagttccatgaagtttgaaattgatagattcaatggacgcaacaacttcaatatctggaagatccagatgatggcgttactgcggagggaaggttcaatccatgctattgacggaaagtatcctacggatatatcagctcccgacaaggagaagattgaaggggatgcattgagtgcaatccaactatcccttgcacctaacgtgctttgtgaagtgagtacgggtaccgaagagacggccaaacagttgtgggaaaagctagaagggctataccaagaccgatcagtgacaacaagaatgttgttacaacggcgtcttcacacatttaagatggggttcaggtacttcgttacaagatcatttagatgcgtttaataaacttgtcatggacttacagattgcaggaattaaaagggaggaggagacgcttgcatgtgctttgctattttcattgacttcaggatatcgtgatattgagaattcaatgatgtatagcaaggagcctatcaagcttgagcaagtgcggcaggcacttaactctagtgatgtgcggaggcacattgaaggagatagagatgaccaggcaagtggcctctttgtaagaggccggactagccaacagggaaagaccaaatcaaagcacagatcaaagtctcgtgtgaacaagaagaatacagagtgttggggttgtggcaagaaggggcactttgaacgagattgcccaatgtcaaagtccaaggaaaaggcgagtgcatctacagttgaacaggtacataattttgataatgattatgtactaacaacatcgtgtaataataatagtagttatgaaaacaaatgggtgttagactctgcttgtactctgcatatgacgttccgaaaagactggtttagcagctacgagaaaagtggaggaaccgtagtaatgggcaataatgcaacttgtgcaatagttggcattggctcagttcgggttcgctgccatgatggaatcgtgaggactattacacaagtccgtcatgttcctgatctgaagaagaatttgatctccttgggtactctggatgaacaaggctacaggtacatgagcgaagcaggaactatgaaggtgactaaaggttctttagtcatgctgaaaggcaagctggagaacggcctttacacattggccggaagcaccattgttggctctgcaaatgcatctacagtgcagttatctaatgatgacaaggcaagactatggcacatgagactgggtcatatgagcgcacgtggactggagatgttgagcaatcgtaaacttttggaaggtgagaagatcagcacgcttgacttctgtgagcactgcgttctagggaagcagaagaaggtcagcttcagcactggcaaacacaagacaagaggagtgctagactacatccattcagatttatggggtccttctaaacttccatcgaagggcggaaagaggtatcttctcatttttattgatgatttctcacgaaaggtttgggtgtattttttgaaggcaaaaagtgatgcttttgaagcatttaaagagtggaagattttggttgaaaatcaaatggagcggaaaatcaagtatcttcgcacagacaatggcttggagttttgcaatgaagagtttaatgaattctgcaaggttcatgggatctcaagacataggactgtcaggcataccccacagcagaatggagttgccgagagaatgaacagaactcttcttgaaaaggctcgttgtatgctcctacaagccaaaatgtccaaagtattttgggctgaagcagttcacactgctgctcatattgtcaatcgatctccagcatcggcaattgactttaagactccgaatgaggtatggtcaggtgaaccctctaactattcatacttacgagtatttgggtgtccagcttattatcacgttaatgaaggaaagcttgaaccaagggctaagaaggccatattcgtagggtatgtggatggagtaaaagggtacaaactttggtgtttgtctttactcaaatttatagttagtagagatgtcaccttcgatgaatcctctatacttgatccccgtaaagtttccgtggagttttcaggaaacaagaacaacgagcaggtggagcttccggtggagcttgccaaggaaaaggatcaagagactcaggttaaagatgagtcagaagatgtaggcgttgaagaacttgctgtcaatgaaccatacacaattgcgaaggggagggagaagaggcagacacgagaaccggaacgccttataaatcaagcaaacttgattgcatatgcgttcgtagctgcacaagaagagattaaagatctggagccctcctcgtatattgaagcaacttcttgcaaggatgccgcacaatggcggttagccatgactgaagagatggagtctcttcacaagaatcagacatgggtcttagtgaaaagacaaaaggggaagaggacagttggatgcaagtgggtctaccgaaagaaagagggaattcctgaagtggaagatgctaggttcaaggcgagattggttgcaaaaggtttcagccaaaaggagggaattgactacaatgagattttctctccggtcgtgaagcatagctcaattcgcgtgctactagcattggttgcacaatttgacttggagcttcaacagcttgatgtcaaaactgctttcttacacggtgatctagaagagacaatctatatggatcaacctgaaggtttcctagctgagggaaaagaagatcacgtatgccaactaaagaagtctttgtatggtttgaagcaatcccctagacagtggtacaagaggtttgatgcattcatgactacacatgaattctcaaggagtgcatttgatagttgtgtgtatcacaagaagatgtctggtaactcaatgatttatttactgttgtatgttgatgatatgcttattgctgctaacaacattacagagataaatgctttgaagaaactattgagtaaggaatttgacatgaaggatttaggagctgcaaagaaaatccttggtatggagatttcaagagaagacgatgttgtacatctttctcagaagaggtatattgaaagggttctcgagagattcaatatgcaaacgtgcaagcctgtaagtacaccattagctcctcattttaaactttcagagtcacaaatgcctcagtccgaggatgaggtggagcatatgtcaaagattccttatgccagtgcagttggtagtattatgtatgctatggtatgcacacgtccagatattgctcaatctgtaagtgtggtaagtagatacatgtccaacccaggaaagaggcattgggaagctgtcaagtggatattgagatatctcaaaggagcttctggtgttggtcttacctttcgaaaaagtggtacaggtatttcaattctcggttatgtggattctgactatgcaggagatcttgacagaagaaggtccacaactggatacatctttaccctcgttggcagtgccgtcagttggaagtcgactttgcagtcgattgtcgctttgtctacgacagaagcagaatacatggcagcagcggaggcggtaaaggaagctatctggttgaaaagtttagtagcggaattgagtttggttcagctggaatcaactcttagatgtgatagtcagagtgctattcatctaatgaaaaatcagagatttcatgagcgcactaaacacattgatgtcagatttcattttattcgagatgttattgatgagggaactatcaaggtcgtgaaggttatcacagacgataatgctgcagacatgttgaccaagatagtcccgctcgctaagtttgcacactgcaaggacttggcgggggtgtgcatcaactgatgcaactccgaagagaacagttgctaggtggaggtggtatgttcaacaatggtttgattcttcttgtttcttacaacggggttgcccagtaagcttagaagttttggccagagttgttcacacgctcgaaacgcaaaccaaggtggagattgaaaatgttggtttatgtttagtcaacaatggcatgccaattggaagagttggtggaaagagttggtgtggatgctaggaggaagcttcctcctttgatgtcacccatgacatcaagaggaggtagtttgatgtcaccaatgacatcaagagaaggtctttacctctataaatagatgcattccttcacttgtagaaatcatcccaaaataatacaatatattgtagtgagtagagagttaagagaaaaattctcttaagtgtaatggggaaatctccccttccttttttaatattaaaagggcaattgttctctggtggacgtaggattattttgatccgaaccacgttaaattttgtgttctttcttttacgtttccgctaacagtTAACAAAACCGTTTGGAAGGAGAGCTGGTCAAATGAAGGTATCCTTAACTTGGTGAATGTTGTCTACAGAATTTGCACCTCCATTAGAAAAACCAGCTTCTTTCAGCCAAATACAGTCACCAAAGTATTTAGTCTTTATTACTTTTTCCTTTCGATATGTTTTTCCCTAGATGATGACTCTGAATCGAA
This genomic stretch from Nicotiana sylvestris chromosome 9, ASM39365v2, whole genome shotgun sequence harbors:
- the LOC104229334 gene encoding protein NEN4-like isoform X2 produces the protein MEMMIDGEGEAIVFFDMETTFQDRVLLEFGAISVCPRRLIELDNYSTLIRPADTSFLDTFSGHHGITREDLASAPLFSQVADDIYQILNGRIWAGQNIKEFDCPLIKEAFAEIGWRAPRYRQLIDSLPLLMKMLVYV